GATCAGTTGTAATATAAGAATAGTGGGATTAGTATTGCATCTGCTGTTATTATTCCTTGGGTGGTGCCCtatttaagttaattaattcTTCAAAAATGCTAATCCAGAAATCTAAAGTcagattgaaaatatatattgattgtcTGCTCATGCCAGCTTATATTAATTGGGCAAGTAATTTTTGCTTAAGAGCTTATTAGGAGTGACTTtgaatggaaaaacaaaaacagtcTGAAAATGCATGTTAAGTGTTCCTAGCATATAATTACAATGTTTACATCTACATAAATAGGAATTGTCTTTTTGAGTTCTTCAGGTACATTCAAGCTGACTCTTCAGTTTGCAGAGGAATATCCAAACAAACCGCCAACCGTGCGATTTATTTCTCGAATGTTTCATCCAAATAGTAAGTCACTGTAGAATTTTTCTTACTGTGACTCTTTACTTCCCATTTTTCTTTAACATTTCTAACCAAGCTGTTCACATGATCAGTTTATGCCGATGGGAGTATttgtttggatattttacaaaaCCAATGGAGTCCTATATATGACGTAGCTGCTATACTGACATCTATCCAGGTCTGCCGAAGAATGTTATGCAGTGTGTTTAATATTGTTCTTTGTTCACTGTATATATCTATCTGAGCAGTCACATATGATGTATGTCTCTTTTATGGTGGTTTACATTACAGTTTTTTCCTTTCGGTTTTAGGGAGAGAGAATGGATTAGTACCCTTCcaaatattatgttttgatcTTGTTATATAGTTTTGAGTATGTTTTCATTCAAGCTATAGCTATTTAATGATTTCTCAATCAATTTCTTTTTGTAGTCATTGCTCTGTGATCCCAATCCAAATTCTCCTGCAAATTCAGAAGCTGCTCGGATGTTTAGTGAGAATAAGCGCGAGTACAACCGAAGAGTAAGGCAAATAGTGGAGCAGAGCTGGACAGTAGACTAGCCCCATGTGAGATTGCTGGGGCAATTCAAGTCTTAAGTTTTCGAGGCATGTTACAGTGAACATTATGGATTCATAACCTTGAAATTATCCTGTATTTCTTATGTCATCCTTTCTTATTATGAATGTTAGAGCTATTTGATCCTTATTATAGTGTGGATGTTGCGCGTTTTGTGCATCTGTGCTTGTGTAAAATAGCATTTTATGTATCAACTtgcatttcttttttatgaaatgtcatGCTTTGAAATACAAGAGTCCGATTAGAATGAGGAATCGCCACATTTTCTAGGAGGGATTAGAATGAATGATGTTCAACAAGCGTTTCATCATCAAAGCATAGTTGCATTTTCATTTCAGACATGTTTGGTTGAATTCTTGCATTCCTGTTGTACATACACACATTCTGAAGTTCAAATGTCTGCTATTACCCTGTTTCCTGTTATTTAGGTACAAACAGAACTTAACCTAGATTTTCTTCAAGTTAAAAAACCTTGGTCATGTACATGTTACGTTTTTTTCGGAttcaaaatgttaaaattgCTGTTGTAGGAATTGATTTTGAACGTCTAGCGATAAGTTTGATGCAGTTAATGATGGCAATTATGGAATATTCTCTCTTTGAAATTCCATCTTGCTCCTCTGGGTTGTACAAGTGATGAGGGTTCTGCTTACTATGTTTTATGTGGGTTTTGTTGATgttcaacaaaaatttcataagacTTCCATCATAATTTAGAGGTTCTTTCACTTTGGATTAGGGATTCAACAGGCAGGCTTCAGGGaaggatttgatttgaactattttatttaacctcgatcaaaacaaaccaaaacttTATTTAAGCTCGACCAAGAttacatcaaattaaaatttatacatCCCTCTACTTTAAGTTGTAAACAATTGATTCTGTAATAGTGGACACGCAAGTTCAGTTTAATCATCCAACGacgaataaataaaatttccttttttttctttttcactcttCCCATACAAAAGAAACCACCGACAACTAAACACTGAAGAAACTCTAAAATTGTATGCAATGATATGATCCGGCGTTTCTGGATTAAAATGTCTGCACATATCACTCAGACACACATATCTTTCACTGGCTTCGAACCCTGCATTAGAAAAGTGAcgaaatttattattattttttttttcaaaagaaagcAAGGCTGCAATCAAGCAGAGCTAAACTGATTATTGttagtttaaacttaacttGGTTGTTTTTAAACAAGGCTTGAGATCAATATTACTGAGTTGGGAAGTTTTTGACTTAAACTCGAGATAAAACGGCTAACTCGAGTTCAATTCAATAAACTacaattaaacttttaaagatttattgatattaaattcaGCTGAGAGTTTATGAGCTCATTGAACTGGATAACAGTAAACTTAAGCTCGGCTCAAGAGCCCAACTCGAACTTAGTTTAACAATAGCTGAATCAAATCGTGAGAGCAAGGTCAAACTCGTTTGGATAACAATTGAGCAGAGCCACAAGCAGCACACAAGAGCTCAGCTCCTTTGCAACCCTAAATTAACAGGTAAACAATGAAAACGTGTGGAAGCTCAGTACTTCACCATGTTTTCTTTGTTCTCTTCAACTTTCCCTAAAAGTGAGGGACTAACTGAAcctgtaaataaaaattttatcctcTAAAATGTTAGGTCACCCCAAAAATAATTACAGATATTGTAAAGGAAGTTGTAACATGGTATACTTGCCTTCCTCCTCCGTAGACTTCTTTCCCTGCTTAACACTGTCTTTCCCTTTATTGGTCTCAGGTTTAGTTGGCTTCCGCGGCTTCTTATGTGTCTTACCATTTCGTGTTTCTGCAATTGATCTTGCATTTGCAGAATTCCTACTCAAAGAAGCCTTGGTCCTGGTTGCAGGATTTTTCTTTGTGGTAGCCTCCTTCTTGGCTGATACAGTGACTGATGAAACTTTAGCATCATCAGTGTTCAAGGATTTGGGTTTTAGTTTCCTAGTTCCGATTGTACAAGAAGAGCTGTGAACCTCATCATCAGATGAGCGATTCCCCTCTTCAGGCACCTGAGAGAAGATTTCAGAGACTTGCAGTTGCTCTGAAGTTTCTGATATGTTATAGCTCTCAAATAATTCTTTAACAGATTCTTCGAGTTCACCAAGGTTATGACGACGAGTATAGGATTTGAGTTCATCCCGCATTCGATTAAGAGGCTATTACAAGGTATGCAAAACAAATGGTGAATGTCATCTCTTTCATAAAACTTCTTAAGCATGACTACTTGTCATCTATTAGCCACAATTAATTGAAACTTCAGAGCAATTGCTGTGAAGATATCAGTAATAATCCAGCTAAAGCTCATAATTTACATAAGAAAGTATGGATTGGCATACCTCACATCTGGCTTCCGAGGCAAGTTTGAAAAACCCCAGTGAAATAGAGTGCTTAGCAGCAGATTCAGATAGCTTAATCTGTGAAAGCCAATACAATGCTGATGACAGAGCACTAAACCTTCTTTGGCTTGATGCTCTAGAAACATCAGATAGAGGTGTTTCGTTTTTCCCCTGAGTATTAACCAATCTCGTAGCTCTAATCTCGGAAATTGGGGTGATGTTGCCAACTGATTTTGGAACTGAACCCACTGTTGACTTGGCAGTAATAGAAAGCCTTCTAGGTGGCTTAGCAGTTTTTCCCTTGCCAGACAGATCAAGAAATCTCTCACTTTTACTTACGGTTGATGCCGTTCTTCCCCTGAAATACCATGAAGTTCAATACAGATTCACAGttagaaataaaagaatatgattCTGACCAAAGAATAGTTACCATAACAAACTTCTAGGTTTTAATTCAGATTTAATGGTCTAAGATttcttcaaaacttaattttcagTTGAAGCAAAAGAACCATCAATCTTTTATCAACTTTCGATAACCAAAATTTACTATTGATAAAGATTGTCAGAGGATAATAAACTTGCACCAAAAAATATCTATAACTTTACTGAAAACATGTAAAATCACGTATACTAAGCATAGATTTGATCCGAACTGGCTTAAGCTTGAATCAAATACATAATACCTAGCTTGAACTCAAGCTTGATACACAGTACCATCGGAAGATTGTCGATTGAGTAAACAATGTCACCAAATAGACACTCAAGTCAGTCTCCATCTGAACTACCGAGTTAGAGCTCTAATGCGAAATCAACTAATTCAATTTGAGCTAGTTCGGATAAACCCCTACATACTAACTTGTCCGAgcctttttaaattattattcattacaAAACTTCAATTACAACACAGAGTATAACTTCGAAAACTAAATTCAACCTCTATGGCCTCTGCCACTTCTGGATAGCAAAGGCATCTAGACTTCAATGTTGCGCAAAATAAGCTTTGCAGTGACCGCAAATTAGCTTCCACAACTTTTTtctaaatcaattatataattttcgtTATAAAACAACACTCATATAGATATTTGGTCACCAGGAAGAAACTaggaagtaaaagaaaaaaacctccTAGGGACAGAAGAATTCGAAGATTCAACCACTGACACCTTTTCCACCTTCGGTTTGCTCGCCGATCGTTGCGGATACCTCAACTTCGACTTCTTCGTATTCACaactaacattttataaaatcaaaatttcataaatagaagaaaaaaaatttaaaacctgAAAAATACATCTCAAATACAAAGATTCTTACCACTAACAACAGTGGTTTCTTCTCTCAAAGTAGTCTCGGTCATGATTTCAGTTTACTTCAATTTCAGATTGCTGGCGGTACCTGTAATTTCTTTGAGGACGAGGACAGAATCGTTAAGAGACTGGAATTTAAATAAGGAGAGAGAAACTGTTCCCCATTAGGGCGGGAAAATTTAGAAATCGTACTCGCTTCATTTGTTTGATACGGATACGGTTCGTAATTGTGTTCTTATGTGGTGAGGTTCATGGTATCTGTTGACATGTTATAGTATCATTTGCCGagatttgttattttattgtttgagaGATTGAACTTGACCGTCCAAACGGGTGTTGATGATGCTTGAGGGGAAGATTTGAACGGCTGGGCGCTGCATGGGACCTACTTAATGACCTTGTGAGCTCTCGCtggtttaaattttgaatttcaaatctcGAGCCGTTGAAACTAATTTGGCTGCGTGAGGATGAGACACTGTGGATTTCTTATGGAAATGGTCTTTGTCTAGGTGCTTGAGTGGACGTAAAAAAGTACTGGCCCATTCGACCCAGCATATTGGGCTttattcactatttatttgaattgaaaaaaattaatttaagaccaataaatttaaatttaaattttatttaaaaataatttaattttaaattttatctaaattaatttaaatttaaatatttgaattaattcaaacttgatttaataatttaaattctaattcGAGCTTAAACAACTCAAATCTAATTCAAATCTTATTGCATCATTTAAAATCATctccaaataaaaataaaaattcccgGTCCTAATGGGCAACTTTAAGGAATGATTACAAAATAGTATCACCAAGCATTAAGTGAAAATGTTTTTGGTGGGGTTTGCCATCCATGAACTCTATAATTTCAAAACTCTTTTAAGTGTGTTGTTGTGGCATAAAGTAGTGTAATATACGTTGTCTTTTAATTGGTGACATgtttctatttaattatataataatataatattattcattaaaataaaaatgaataaattaaattgaattcaaataatggATGAATAAGccgaattaagtttaaataattgtGATTTACCAACGAGAACAAATAAATGAAGATTGAATTTGgtattaaaatactttaaaaaaaaaaaaaaacctgagcCTACACATGTAACTTTCTCTTTAACCGGTCAAACTTCCTCTTGGCAACTTAGTTCCCTATAGGCAACTCTTTTAACTTTTGTATTATGCTAATGCACCATCTGACAACCTCTGCCACTCTCCAATACTATCCCTCCTTAACACGCTCTCCTGATTCGCCTGTCTATAACTCTACCGCCACAAATGAACCGCTAAAATCTCACGCGCTCTCACACACAACTCTCATTATAGTTTCCGGTGAGAGGACACAGTGGTAATTTAATGATGCTTTagcttaaaataaatacactgGACACTTGCACACGAACTAACTGCCATTGGGCCACCCAACACCACCCTCTTTAAAACATAGGTTTTATTTCATACACTCGACCTCATGAGAAAACTTTTTAATCCAGTGGTCAGTACATTGTTAGCCACCGATATTCAGACACTGTTCCAAAATCCTACGGGTGTAACTAAAATATCCAGTATCTCACTGGGGACTTGCTTTCAGCTTAAcattactatttattaattttaaaatttcgaATGCAGTCTTTTTTTGCGCTATCAGTACACAGAA
This sequence is a window from Mangifera indica cultivar Alphonso chromosome 20, CATAS_Mindica_2.1, whole genome shotgun sequence. Protein-coding genes within it:
- the LOC123204037 gene encoding uncharacterized protein LOC123204037; this translates as MTETTLREETTVVSVVNTKKSKLRYPQRSASKPKVEKVSVVESSNSSVPRRGRTASTVSKSERFLDLSGKGKTAKPPRRLSITAKSTVGSVPKSVGNITPISEIRATRLVNTQGKNETPLSDVSRASSQRRFSALSSALYWLSQIKLSESAAKHSISLGFFKLASEARCEPLNRMRDELKSYTRRHNLGELEESVKELFESYNISETSEQLQVSEIFSQVPEEGNRSSDDEVHSSSCTIGTRKLKPKSLNTDDAKVSSVTVSAKKEATTKKNPATRTKASLSRNSANARSIAETRNGKTHKKPRKPTKPETNKGKDSVKQGKKSTEEEGSVSPSLLGKVEENKENMGSKPVKDMCV
- the LOC123204039 gene encoding ubiquitin-conjugating enzyme E2 2-like translates to MSTPARKRLMRDFKRLQHDPPAGISGAPHDNNIMLWNAVIFGPDDTPWDGGTFKLTLQFAEEYPNKPPTVRFISRMFHPNIYADGSICLDILQNQWSPIYDVAAILTSIQSLLCDPNPNSPANSEAARMFSENKREYNRRVRQIVEQSWTVD